In Stanieria sp. NIES-3757, the DNA window AGAGCAGGTAAATGTCAACCCTTATAATTACTGACCAGTTGCTTGAGTTGATGAACCTTTTTGAGCTTGAACTTTTTGGGTTAATATTTCTAAGGCTTTATTAAACTGAAGGTCTTGTTTTGTACCGATCAATTCGCGATCGCCTTGTAATTTTTTCCGCTCTGCTTCATCCATTTCAACGACAACATCGGGGTCAATCCCATGCTTATTAATATCTCTACCACTAGGAGTTAAGTATTTAGCGATCGTAACGGCTAACCCCGAACCATCTCCTAAAGATCTAACAGATTGAACTAATCCCTTGCCAAAGGTTTTAGTACCAACTAAAACCGCTCTACCATTGTCTTGTAATGCACCTGACAAAATTTCACTAGCACTAGCAGAACCGCCATCAACTAAAATTACTAAAGGTTTATTAGTCAAAGCGTTGTGATTTGCCCATTTACGTTCTCTTTCTCCACCTCGGTCTACTGTAGAAACGATTGCTCCTTCATCAAGCCACATCCGAGCAATGTCAATACTCGAATAAAGTAGTCCACCAGGATTAGAACGTAAATCTAGAATATAGCCTTGAACTTGTTGATCTTCTAATTTTTTAATCGCATTTCTCATTTCCTGAGAAGCTTGCGCACTGAATTGAGTCAAACGAATATAGCCTAATTTCCCAATGGAACTATTTTCAACATGAGCTTTAACGGGATGAATTTCAATCCGCGCTCTAACCAACTGATAATCTCTTTCTCCTTGATTTCTTTGAATAGTTAATGTTACTGGAGTTCCAGGTTTTCCTCTAATTAATTTTACGGCTTCATTAACATCCATCCCTTTGGTGTTAACACCGTCAATTTTAATAATAATATCCTTAGCTAAAATACCTGCATCAAAAGCAGGACTATCTTCAATTGGAGAAATGACCATTAATTGATCGGTTTCTTCATCTTTGGCAATTTGAATTCCTACACCAGTTAACTCTCCAGAAGTATCAATCTGCATATTCTTAAATTCTTCTGGATCCATGAAACGAGTGTAGGGATCGCCTAGTTTCTCTAGCATCTCTCGGATCGCTTTATAAGCATCCTCTTGGGTTTTATAGGATTTACCTAAGTATTCTTGACGAACTTCTTGCCAATCCTGATGATTAAAACTAGTATCGACGTATTGATAATTAATAATTTGCCATACTTCATCAATCAATTCTTTAGGGCTATTTTGAATAAATGCCTGACTTTGAGAAAGATGAACTCCGGCTCCAGTCACTGCTACCGTAGAGAGGGCGATCGCTGTTGAACCAAGAACAAGTCCGCGTTTCGTAATTGCCATAAGCTTAAGCTAAAATTGCGCCGGTGGGAGACTACATAAATTTAATAATAAAGCTTAATTTATCATAAGTGTTTTTTACGTACAGTGATACAAGTCTATAATTGCCACAGAATCGAAGCTATTGCCCACTCAATCATTAACAACTTTTTAACTACAAACTAAAATTTTATTTCAATGGTAGTTTTTTCTTCTCCGACGCTCAAACAAAAATTTTTCCTACTGCGACAACAAAAAAAGAGAGAAACATTTCATTATTTTTGGCGTTCTTTATTAGTTAGCTGCTTAACTGGCAGTTTACTTTGGTATTCAACTTTACCTAAATGGAAAATTCAGCAACCAGAGCAAATAGAAATTGAAGGAAATCTTTTAGTTACAGAGGATACAATTCATGCTTTATTATCCTTATCTTATCCTCAATATATTTGGGCAATTCCCACAACACAATTAAGCGAAAATTTAGAATCAATTACTCCAATTGCTAGTGCTAAAGTTACTCGACAAATTTTTCCTTCTCGTCTTAAAATTTTTTTACAAGAGAGAAAACCAGTTGCTCTAGCATTATCTCCAGGTAAAGTTGGATTTCTTGATGCTCAAGGCATTTGGATCCCCGCAAATTTTTATAGTCAATCAGCAACTAATTTTAGTTTGCCAACTATTAAAGTAATTAATTATCAACCAGACTATCGTTCTGCCTGGATGGAAATCTATCGTTTAATTGCTTTATATAATCGAGTTAAAATTTTTG includes these proteins:
- a CDS encoding carboxyl-terminal protease translates to MAITKRGLVLGSTAIALSTVAVTGAGVHLSQSQAFIQNSPKELIDEVWQIINYQYVDTSFNHQDWQEVRQEYLGKSYKTQEDAYKAIREMLEKLGDPYTRFMDPEEFKNMQIDTSGELTGVGIQIAKDEETDQLMVISPIEDSPAFDAGILAKDIIIKIDGVNTKGMDVNEAVKLIRGKPGTPVTLTIQRNQGERDYQLVRARIEIHPVKAHVENSSIGKLGYIRLTQFSAQASQEMRNAIKKLEDQQVQGYILDLRSNPGGLLYSSIDIARMWLDEGAIVSTVDRGGERERKWANHNALTNKPLVILVDGGSASASEILSGALQDNGRAVLVGTKTFGKGLVQSVRSLGDGSGLAVTIAKYLTPSGRDINKHGIDPDVVVEMDEAERKKLQGDRELIGTKQDLQFNKALEILTQKVQAQKGSSTQATGQ
- a CDS encoding Polypeptide-transport-associated domain protein FtsQ-type, which gives rise to MVVFSSPTLKQKFFLLRQQKKRETFHYFWRSLLVSCLTGSLLWYSTLPKWKIQQPEQIEIEGNLLVTEDTIHALLSLSYPQYIWAIPTTQLSENLESITPIASAKVTRQIFPSRLKIFLQERKPVALALSPGKVGFLDAQGIWIPANFYSQSATNFSLPTIKVINYQPDYRSAWMEIYRLIALYNRVKIFEVRWQESHNLVLQTELGTVYFGSPKFRLEDKFKVLAQLKNLPDYVKGSSVAHIDLTNPDIRLIEKYPINSKISP